In Actinomycetota bacterium, a genomic segment contains:
- the dnaE gene encoding DNA polymerase III subunit alpha, translating into MSFVHLHSHSEYSMLDGASRIPQMFARAKEMGMPALGLTDHGVMYGAIPFYLEGRATGVKPIIGVEAYVAPKSRFDRPAHRETAYHHLTMLSANLTGYRNLMKLSSLAFLEGYDPRSRRPRMDRELLGAHSEGVIVLSGCLSGEVQKNLVAGKPDDARRVVAEYREIFGDRYFLEIQYQGLAQQPPLNEQLAAIGREMHIPLVATNDSHYTHKDDAGAHDVLLCIQTGKELSDTQRLRFDTDQFYLKNRAEMDAAFPEYPEAVENTLMVAERCAMEIPLHNALVPDFEVPEGETLASFLYKETEAGVRRRYADVTPQITDRMRHELNVIEQMGFPGYFLIVADFVSWAKRHGIRVGPGRGSAGGSLVAYALGITELDPIRFNLGFERFLNPGRKQMPDIDIDFDERRRGEVIRYVTERYGEDRVAQIITFSTIKARQAMRDAARVLGLPYSVGDRLAKMYPPAILGKDPPFAACFDSAMEWPRSTGRNDAYANAGDLRKTYEEDQISRQVIDAARKLEGLRRQHSIHAAGVVIGREALVGHVPLQRTDAEVVTQYEQQVVEQLGLLKMDFLGLRNLTVIEDGLAHIKANKGEIADVDGAPLDDPLVYELLQRGSSPGIFQMESGGMTRLLRQLHPDRFEEIAALIALYRPGPMDEIPRYVRSKHDRSSVTYLHPKLEQVLYDTYGVIVYQEQVTEILQVVGGFAPEEADMVRYAIGKKKTEVMMQAKARFATGCQASGLTASQTDQLWELILPFAGYSFNRAHANGYAIVAYQTAWLKSHYPVEYMAALLTSVKANTDRMRAYLGECLNLGITVLPPDVNSSQLDFTPKGSEILFGLSAIRNVGESVAEAIVGARASVGGFRTFHDFCKRVPTTVLNKKVIESLAQAGAFDHLGVERSALLARDPKGGLCLSEQAQRAVESTMANRRSEDAGQFSLFGGGDPPPEGDTGPVVYISLEEVLVPGSLPSNELLAAEKEMLGFYVSQHPLSGLASALRYQADAEIADLADVPDGTIKVVGGILSKLDRKFTKKGELMMVGTLEDMKGSIEVVLFPSAVNETPEELLVVDRPLLFKGRVDARDDAQKLIVLRVSSVDLSAANSPLRIKMSVADCTPDRIEVLKGVLAAHPGPSPVLLHLGGRDKVTVLRLGGDFCVEQRNGLYAEIRSVLGSEALLV; encoded by the coding sequence GTGAGCTTTGTCCATCTGCATTCCCATTCCGAGTATTCGATGCTGGACGGGGCCAGCCGCATCCCCCAGATGTTCGCCCGGGCCAAGGAGATGGGCATGCCGGCGCTGGGGCTCACCGACCACGGCGTGATGTACGGGGCCATCCCGTTCTACCTCGAGGGCCGGGCCACCGGGGTCAAGCCCATCATCGGCGTCGAGGCCTACGTGGCCCCCAAGAGCCGCTTCGACCGGCCCGCTCACCGGGAGACCGCCTACCACCACCTGACCATGCTGTCCGCCAACCTCACGGGCTACCGCAACCTCATGAAGCTGTCCTCGCTGGCCTTCCTGGAGGGCTACGACCCCCGCTCGCGGCGGCCCCGGATGGACCGGGAGCTGCTCGGGGCGCACTCCGAGGGGGTCATCGTCCTGTCCGGCTGCCTGTCGGGCGAGGTGCAGAAGAACCTGGTGGCCGGCAAGCCGGACGACGCCCGCCGGGTGGTGGCCGAGTACCGGGAGATCTTCGGCGACCGCTACTTCCTCGAGATCCAGTACCAGGGCCTCGCCCAGCAGCCGCCGCTCAACGAGCAGCTGGCCGCCATCGGGCGGGAGATGCACATCCCGCTGGTGGCCACCAACGACTCGCACTACACCCACAAGGACGACGCCGGCGCCCACGACGTCCTGCTGTGCATCCAGACCGGCAAGGAGTTGAGCGATACCCAGCGCCTGCGCTTCGACACCGACCAGTTCTACCTGAAGAACCGGGCGGAGATGGACGCCGCCTTCCCGGAGTACCCGGAGGCGGTCGAGAACACCCTCATGGTGGCCGAGCGGTGCGCCATGGAGATCCCGCTGCACAACGCCCTGGTGCCGGACTTCGAGGTCCCCGAGGGCGAAACCCTGGCCTCCTTCCTCTACAAGGAGACCGAGGCCGGGGTCCGGCGGCGCTACGCAGACGTGACGCCCCAGATCACCGACCGGATGCGCCACGAGCTGAACGTCATCGAGCAGATGGGTTTCCCCGGTTACTTCCTCATCGTGGCCGACTTCGTCTCCTGGGCCAAGCGCCACGGCATCCGGGTGGGGCCGGGCCGGGGCTCGGCGGGCGGGTCGCTGGTGGCCTACGCCCTCGGCATCACCGAGCTGGACCCCATCCGGTTCAACCTGGGCTTCGAGCGCTTCCTCAACCCCGGCCGCAAGCAGATGCCCGACATCGACATCGACTTCGACGAGCGCCGGCGGGGCGAGGTCATCCGCTACGTCACCGAGCGCTACGGCGAGGACCGGGTCGCCCAGATCATCACCTTCTCCACCATCAAGGCCCGCCAGGCCATGCGGGACGCCGCCCGGGTGCTCGGGCTGCCCTACTCGGTAGGCGACCGGCTGGCCAAGATGTACCCGCCGGCCATCCTGGGCAAGGACCCGCCGTTCGCCGCCTGTTTCGACTCGGCGATGGAGTGGCCCCGCTCCACCGGCCGCAACGATGCCTACGCCAACGCCGGCGACCTGCGGAAGACCTACGAGGAGGACCAGATCTCCCGGCAGGTGATCGACGCCGCCCGCAAGCTCGAGGGCCTGCGCCGGCAGCACTCGATCCACGCCGCCGGGGTGGTGATCGGCCGGGAGGCACTGGTCGGCCATGTGCCCCTGCAGCGCACCGACGCCGAAGTCGTCACCCAGTACGAGCAGCAGGTCGTCGAGCAGCTCGGCCTGTTGAAGATGGACTTCCTCGGCCTGCGCAACCTGACCGTGATCGAGGACGGCCTCGCCCACATCAAGGCCAACAAAGGCGAGATCGCCGACGTTGATGGGGCGCCGCTCGACGACCCCCTGGTCTACGAGCTCCTGCAGCGGGGCAGCTCGCCCGGCATCTTCCAGATGGAATCCGGTGGCATGACCCGGCTGCTGCGCCAGCTCCACCCGGACCGCTTCGAAGAGATCGCCGCCCTCATCGCCCTCTACCGCCCGGGGCCCATGGACGAGATCCCCCGCTACGTCCGCTCGAAGCACGACCGGTCATCGGTGACCTACCTGCACCCGAAGCTGGAACAGGTGCTGTACGACACCTACGGGGTCATCGTCTACCAGGAACAGGTCACCGAGATCCTGCAGGTGGTCGGCGGCTTCGCCCCCGAGGAAGCCGACATGGTGCGCTACGCCATCGGCAAGAAGAAGACCGAGGTGATGATGCAGGCCAAGGCCCGCTTCGCCACCGGCTGCCAGGCCTCCGGGCTGACCGCCAGCCAGACCGACCAGCTCTGGGAGCTGATCCTGCCCTTCGCCGGCTACTCGTTCAACCGGGCGCACGCCAACGGGTACGCCATCGTCGCCTACCAGACCGCCTGGCTGAAGTCGCACTACCCGGTGGAGTACATGGCGGCACTGCTGACCTCGGTGAAGGCCAACACCGACCGGATGCGGGCCTACCTGGGGGAGTGCCTCAACCTCGGCATCACCGTGCTGCCGCCCGACGTCAACTCCTCGCAGCTCGACTTCACCCCCAAGGGCTCCGAGATTCTCTTCGGCCTCTCGGCGATCCGCAACGTGGGGGAGTCGGTGGCCGAGGCGATCGTCGGCGCCCGGGCCTCGGTGGGCGGGTTCCGGACCTTCCACGACTTCTGCAAGCGGGTGCCCACCACGGTGCTGAACAAGAAGGTCATCGAGTCCCTGGCCCAGGCGGGGGCCTTCGACCACCTGGGGGTCGAGCGCTCCGCCCTCCTCGCCCGGGACCCCAAGGGTGGGCTGTGCCTCTCGGAGCAGGCCCAGCGGGCGGTGGAGTCCACCATGGCCAACCGGCGCTCGGAGGATGCCGGGCAGTTCTCGCTGTTCGGTGGGGGGGACCCGCCGCCCGAGGGCGACACCGGCCCGGTGGTCTACATCTCGCTCGAGGAGGTGCTGGTGCCCGGCAGCCTCCCGAGCAATGAACTGCTGGCGGCCGAGAAGGAGATGCTCGGGTTCTACGTCTCCCAGCACCCGCTGTCCGGGCTGGCATCCGCTCTGCGCTACCAGGCCGACGCCGAGATCGCCGACCTGGCCGACGTTCCCGACGGCACCATCAAGGTGGTGGGCGGCATCCTCTCCAAGCTCGACCGCAAGTTCACCAAGAAGGGCGAGCTGATGATGGTGGGCACCCTCGAAGACATGAAGGGCTCCATCGAGGTCGTGCTGTTCCCCTCGGCGGTCAACGAGACCCCCGAGGAACTGCTGGTGGTGGACCGCCCGCTGCTGTTCAAGGGCCGGGTGGACGCCCGGGACGACGCCCAGAAGCTGATCGTCCTCCGGGTCTCGTCGGTGGACTTATCGGCGGCCAACAGCCCGCTCCGGATCAAGATGTCGGTGGCCGACTGCACCCCGGACCGCATCGAGGTCCTGAAGGGCGTGCTGGCGGCGCACCCGGGGCCGTCGCCGGTGCTGCTGCACCTGGGGGGCCGGGACAAGGTGACCGTGCTGCGCCTGGGCGGCGACTTCTGCGTCGAGCAGCGCAACGGGCTGTACGCCGAGATCCGCAGCGTGCTGGGGTCGGAGGCACTGCTGGTCTGA
- a CDS encoding helix-turn-helix transcriptional regulator, translating into MGEATGAERYFAGRMLDPAYASAYEEARARVSFIDGLMGELDRERRRSNLSKAELARRAGLRPEAVRRIFSKTPANPTLATIYALAKALDSELKLVTPKPTVDPSTEEPIDVY; encoded by the coding sequence GTGGGTGAAGCAACGGGAGCGGAGCGGTATTTCGCCGGACGGATGCTCGACCCTGCCTACGCGTCTGCCTATGAAGAGGCCCGAGCCCGGGTCTCCTTCATCGACGGCCTCATGGGTGAACTGGACCGTGAACGGCGCCGGAGCAATCTGAGCAAAGCCGAGCTCGCCCGCCGGGCCGGGCTCCGCCCCGAAGCGGTGCGCCGGATTTTCTCGAAGACACCTGCCAACCCGACCCTGGCGACGATCTATGCCCTGGCGAAGGCGTTGGACTCGGAACTGAAGCTAGTGACCCCCAAGCCGACCGTCGACCCATCTACGGAAGAACCGATCGACGTTTACTGA
- a CDS encoding type II toxin-antitoxin system RelE/ParE family toxin, protein MPSTTPSWRIHFFRRHVADDAAQSVPARAFLDALPRKVAAEFHAVLDAVAQAPPPSFSGGGKWEAMHGDMAGLYEIRIGAGDTNFRLFCILERDAADLGGSSIIVLGGLQKRRREAASQREYRRIRQLATEFSKRRSVLP, encoded by the coding sequence GTGCCTAGCACCACCCCGTCCTGGCGAATCCATTTCTTTCGGCGGCATGTCGCCGACGATGCTGCCCAATCTGTGCCGGCACGGGCTTTCCTTGACGCATTGCCCCGCAAGGTCGCCGCCGAATTCCATGCCGTCCTGGATGCTGTGGCACAGGCCCCGCCCCCGAGCTTCTCGGGTGGCGGCAAATGGGAGGCCATGCATGGCGATATGGCGGGCCTCTACGAGATCCGCATTGGCGCTGGGGATACGAACTTCCGACTCTTCTGCATTCTTGAGCGCGACGCCGCCGACCTCGGAGGTTCTTCCATCATCGTTCTCGGCGGACTGCAGAAGCGCCGTCGAGAGGCGGCTAGCCAGCGTGAATACAGGAGAATTCGCCAGCTGGCCACCGAGTTCAGTAAACGTCGATCGGTTCTTCCGTAG
- a CDS encoding DUF929 family protein produces MTDAPEPGNTSSGPASPSPAPKPAAQAHKPAPKPRKPGSGQHRKKVVEDPAIAERAAAAKAAALARRQAEAETAAKARAAALRRAKRRRAGWVSGVAIAVVLIAVAVLVVIRVSHKPSDPFGKGTSAADPTVVSQITSIPKGVLDQVADGGITPQFNLPAGKPAALTLSNLPRVVYVGALYCPFCATERWPMIGALARFGSFTGLKFQVSASAGEAFKDIHTFDFSGVTYTSQYLAFTPKETEDRAHKTIAQMDSTEALLFSTYDSPPTLPQGSSATTIPFIDLGNKWVLSGASFPANLVVGKSWRQLASAAATGSGVGQQIDGTINWLTAALCTLTQGQPASVCSDPMVTTLQARLPVGG; encoded by the coding sequence ATGACCGATGCGCCGGAACCTGGGAACACCTCCTCCGGGCCGGCATCCCCCAGCCCGGCCCCCAAACCGGCAGCCCAAGCCCACAAGCCCGCCCCGAAGCCCCGCAAGCCGGGCAGCGGGCAGCACCGCAAGAAGGTGGTCGAGGATCCCGCCATCGCCGAGCGGGCCGCCGCGGCCAAGGCCGCTGCCCTCGCCCGGCGCCAGGCCGAGGCTGAGACCGCCGCCAAGGCCCGGGCGGCCGCCCTCCGCCGGGCCAAGCGGCGCCGGGCGGGCTGGGTGAGCGGCGTGGCGATCGCCGTCGTCCTGATCGCCGTGGCGGTGCTGGTGGTGATCCGGGTCTCCCACAAGCCCTCCGACCCCTTCGGCAAGGGGACCTCGGCTGCCGACCCGACCGTCGTCTCGCAGATCACCTCCATCCCCAAGGGCGTCCTCGACCAGGTGGCTGACGGCGGCATCACGCCCCAGTTCAACCTCCCGGCGGGCAAGCCGGCCGCCCTGACCCTCAGCAACCTGCCCCGGGTCGTGTATGTCGGCGCCCTCTACTGCCCGTTCTGCGCCACCGAGCGTTGGCCGATGATCGGCGCCCTGGCGCGCTTCGGCTCTTTCACCGGACTCAAGTTCCAGGTCTCGGCCAGCGCCGGGGAGGCGTTCAAGGACATCCACACCTTCGACTTCTCGGGGGTGACCTACACCAGCCAGTACCTGGCCTTCACACCCAAGGAGACCGAGGACCGGGCGCACAAGACCATCGCCCAGATGGACTCCACCGAGGCGCTGCTGTTCTCGACCTACGACTCGCCGCCGACGCTGCCCCAGGGCTCGAGCGCGACGACCATCCCGTTCATCGACCTGGGCAACAAGTGGGTGCTCAGCGGGGCCAGCTTCCCGGCCAACCTGGTGGTGGGCAAGTCCTGGCGGCAACTGGCGAGCGCGGCGGCAACCGGTTCGGGCGTCGGCCAGCAGATCGACGGCACCATCAACTGGCTGACCGCCGCCCTGTGCACCCTCACCCAGGGGCAACCGGCGTCGGTGTGCTCCGATCCGATGGTGACCACCCTCCAGGCCCGGCTGCCGGTCGGTGGCTGA
- a CDS encoding vitamin K epoxide reductase family protein, with product MAEEGRPQVSVPRWILVGAPVLCLAGLGAAGYLTLAHYTTAVPLACPETGIINCTAVTTSPQSAILGVPVALLGLLYFLAVTPLHAPTAWRSPSAGIRAARVGAAVAGILMVLYLVYTELFTLDTICLWCTAVHVITFLLFAVTLIGTTQSLSEPASA from the coding sequence GTGGCTGAGGAGGGCCGGCCACAGGTCAGTGTCCCGCGGTGGATCCTGGTCGGCGCCCCGGTCCTGTGCCTCGCCGGGCTGGGGGCGGCCGGGTACCTGACCCTCGCCCATTACACGACGGCGGTGCCGCTCGCCTGCCCCGAGACCGGGATCATCAACTGCACGGCGGTGACGACCAGCCCGCAGTCGGCCATCCTCGGCGTCCCGGTGGCCCTCCTGGGACTCCTGTACTTCCTCGCCGTGACCCCGCTGCACGCCCCGACCGCCTGGCGGAGCCCCTCGGCCGGGATCCGGGCGGCCCGGGTCGGTGCAGCGGTTGCCGGCATCCTCATGGTGCTCTACCTGGTCTACACGGAGCTGTTCACCCTAGACACCATCTGCCTGTGGTGCACCGCGGTGCACGTCATTACCTTCCTATTGTTCGCAGTCACGCTCATCGGCACCACCCAAAGCCTCTCGGAGCCTGCCAGCGCATGA